A DNA window from Ostrea edulis chromosome 5, xbOstEdul1.1, whole genome shotgun sequence contains the following coding sequences:
- the LOC125649241 gene encoding uncharacterized protein LOC125649241, protein MWVILIFIAVTGAVLLPEGCRNVTICGQLPWSDWTTCSQSCGGGSQIRKREICGLPEWNEEEVEEHCGKPLRIEHRVCNAECLNDGMFVDDICICKPGKTGICCEHDLTSLDSLTTSKERASSFLREIGSRSKRDDYIDEECSESGSCDHEEVDEWIHDRHIQKSVCKWMKDRRCGEKRCGPGYRCYTTNDDCSRYSQYHVGCSDINECDSNPCMHGGRCHNLVNRFTCSCPDGYNGRQCEYDINECNSNPCMHGGTCHNLVNRFTCSCPDEYYGTHCEYACTKPANCHHQRCTTRDNYVCTECNDEGSDPKTSIYYASPNKKQCEATCSWKQNWCWPGTCGGHLAKNCVCSGEFTRSSSDSHTVCNLKAVPDLDTCRLGVQNSGGEVRNSTTIGHCFQEKSNYMKFQPAELSFEFTFSSTVNVSTPQQGHIAEYRFGIVNSSIRLSKRNVLGYQENLESLDPKQSQSCTLNNYTDLSPISTLITCKMSIGANWSLQDGEHLCLEFIAYAGGYLKTSDFKRQLSFPHIYRSTKSSHEVCMKRDSSAPKHCLEDNSCRNNEHILFENRLTKTVDIGVTLRGWIDPYPHNPDQASGIKSYTITIHDTKEKDASTLTMDESSLLTLNVTSDTQSIKLPEKQPALYGVSLGILDNAGNFKQARRFVLFDNSSEILINPTKKLKVSTGNPATNYTWQTNHGNICVNWIKRYYNSFNVNYNLLRKIQADYHNLYNGVYEQHTGQLPVSGTLNVDGIVDFRYAVTLNDIELENKPVPNFMNQSICRRYNIRDGETYMVSIIPEDIMNNTMKETIAIHIDASVPDINGMYLIKDGVRQLFVHNSTDLSKMTISFEALDEHSGLYSIEWMLGTSLGGQKLGIGNLAVNRLQVGESCNHTDQCYCPKVGVCENSLYEVKFNSLIKNNTQNGHHNREYFFTVKVMNNAKLVSISRTEILADDSPPETGFAMEGEIGSSEVDYTSTNETFLRWNGFIDHESGIKKYRIGFSEKCLSKEELLHTNHNALPGYIYETVDEYTRVKIPSPGLYFTSVIAYNYALQPSDVACSNGIVYDVSPPKLHNVVLEQAKTREFVGCYNNSAWLILQNLSAINLHWTKACAHICNSTDNEFTLVGNLFHLNEEKFNDSSYADSICQKVEAYHKNEVTYIPSDTISLSWNVTDPESQIHDLQIGLASTKSQFIAPDILPYRPTKRMQSDKRFHSTLDSGIPFFIMIKATSKAGLETSVMIGPVVIDDTPPLYKGSIKVIVDQKLVFIVWNNDTFVDEEQSQPVSTVLFKIGHGSTFTTPILQGYPSNYCPMFDRKHTCLKYPVDRVQNLNEDGTPFYFELYFYNIVGHATTVRTEEFSVPSRYPPTTGTVLDISKQFSQSEDLDYIASDDTVCVAISGFKHHETVTFEVAFGSNNTDDLMNFRSLPSNKCFNNISLPENTRIYTLIRATSSGGSSLSTSDGFFVIDKSKAADSVNVYDGIPCDSLSPKFRSTVVLTSQNVEIMVTNKSLTTEKSFTLQISGIGPDLYSITSEDIIWTGRPSILGNVMRKSFLPIIENPKFYINTMKLFNTSFSFEIIACDENLHYQTDPKSYMAYWTIRSPYKHLVTHYRAGLLLQRGMTENQIVPLRIVHNRENITFIDIHLLDGLHYKAVVQPCFEKICTKSLKSIGSRIEYKVPSPNKVQSLLKKSTSDCFDLWLNFKGFECSDSSNAVRYTLAMHDKNAAEITEWMTANFITVNTSIVSIHQRNISLPEYSQHKLSVCVRGFCLSGKSTISCQLINEKESTGNSELNIVYEVNANTLDITGIKAFVHSRYLGEKINVLHNYEINFIRPDWKINGVVLDTFGRKINWYIMKEKRLPQKTCADDSACIQDTFSEGGIGYFKRIRFTKNQKYYVCAFANETIIKYEKTFEEKSQIALCGNGFVVDDTPPFPGRVQITADFGYFVNSNRSLSLAWEDFTDIEKEMVIEYPSGIEKYSYSIGTYPGGEDVASFTDAGKLTYATISNVLLKPDIVYYATVRAIDRVGLFTEVSSDGVMFDNTPPLPGSIVFGGTGFDKYVSSYKDIFVNWYDFNDPESGIKSFEIGIGSSAVSADVFPMTEVEGTSWKLEDANGKFVDGYEYYVLLLVINNAGLTILENSEPFIIDSSPPITGFVLDGNENGIEVDFQRNITHICSRWYGFHDPHTELAYYEIGIGTMREASDVFPATPAGLIKEYCWTSEFIPGTKYYTNVKACNQARLCTSKSSDGIILDNSPPIAGLVHVGMSDRHQHYISHKNSLTAQWIGFQDPHSDLDHFEWCISTSNGICDITVFENVLLTERMTKTAVNLPENRNLYVIVRAYNQVGLYSQRSSEKFRVDTTPPAEEIVPFIDSSQFSHRLGTQYDNSVLIARWKFTEKQSFIISNEVILKSHNNGKTIKDIYTQGNENNITIKLEDKDVFKSGDSYSVHVSSCNAAGLCTHGISNSVLIDSSPPQLGGFKNTMKWRTFDKTTELALLWYGFTDIHTGIEKYGISVSNSYTGSELSDGIVYTDHVDSETQTLSLNLTRKLSETEEIILSVFALNKAGLRSKISKTTVSIVADDITHDRGFLKIQRYLCRTHTCNNDCTCSVIGHKCNSALRSNACTKRENETEITSVSFGYAKSPGSVSLSSACVFAQWTVRDMTKIQRFEWSIGVYHEYPGAGVFDRKTENVWKENGHLTNTTFCTKNGKQFLHGESYVFYVRGWLSVNTYIDKQSSPLLIDTTAPTIRRGKSIKETAFKCSENDIDILNSTSDFLVCWDGVFSESGGQIEKYAISAGSSPFGNDLFDSLNVGLSTSFPVEGNIIAPGVRFYFTITATNTMGMKSSFASDGILLDLDNPVGGVVYNTEFHRNAIYQSSTNEVALSWHGFDDHHSFIKDYKVILTEKDSNDTIDIYIDAKIRNTYKYHGLSLKHDRTYRVALVAFDAAGHWVGPIYAKDIQIDTTPPNGLRCTQLGVTPIDIVKKTHSVLHKKTRVEYQGSTHLKAEKFYRLAIMSDAQIPSRDVHVHIGNMKTTLYLFHLANGSAQTEHMFVSKHSGFANITITFTSRGLPDLFTIKLYQCLTYETATEPITLSQLSPSSIRVCMHIQDIESGIKSIHVGAGTTKSGYQVRSLLPFTTGFQEIMNIEVPHNSSVYVTVVATNNAGLKSTYHSSAMVIDNTEPDISNVNVNIIYEDLSISNKNSSGQHDNTSEVTGNKILTTFTVTWKIMDNESGIRECECGAGPFPLSTSLVPWGKSMTTTSCFFSNTHLQHGTKLYISVRCTNGVELRGTKSHGPITISFKSPETRATKIDFLPSNAISVKHSSPIITTQSNKSRLTFSWNGFTDSSGIHEYETRLWREDKVISPWRKVGLKTYASIDIHGSDGDIYTVEVKAINDGGVSSEPTNSSIMTDARSPQLTGNSLRVKKSSTGEYMIDWSNVFQDTMKGPTAFVVSIGSNRGYSDILSPFYTLDHSIPIDINNAAVIYIDINAVCPTGESRAYHGVYNTK, encoded by the exons cGACGTGTTCATGGAAACAAAACTGGTGTTGGCCGGGTACGTGTGGTGGTCATCTCGCCAAGAACTGTGTCTGCAGTGGTGAATTCACTCGTTCATCCAGCGACTCCCACACAGTTTGTaatt tAAAAGCTGTACCAGATTTAGATACATGTCGACTTGGAGTGCAAAACAGCGGTGGTGAAGTCCGAAATTCAACTACCATCGGGCATTGTTTTCAAGAAAAGTCGAATTATATGAAGTTTCAGCCAGCTGAATTATCTTTTGAGTTTACATTTTCAAGCACAGTAAACGTTTCAACTCCTCAGCAAGGGCACATTGCAGAATATCGATTTGGAATTGTCAATTCATCCATACGTCTATCAAAGAGAAATGTTTTAG GGTATCAAGAAAATCTGGAGTCATTGGATCCTAAACAGTCACAAAGTTGTACATTAAACAACTATACAGACCTAAGCCCTATTTCCACCTTAATTACGTGCAAAATGTCAATAGGGGCCAACTGGAGTTTACAAGATGGCGAACA CCTTTGTTTGGAGTTCATAGCGTATGCAGGAGGATACTTAAAAACTTCAGATTTCAAAAGACAATTATCATTCCCACATATTTACCGTTCTACAAAATCGTCTCATGAAGTATGTATGAAACGAGACTCCTCTGCACCAAAACATTGTCTAGAAGACAATTCATGCAGAAACAATGAACATATTCTGTTTGAAAATCGATTAACAAAAACAGTCGATATTGGTGTAACACTACGAGGTTGGATTGACCCCTATCCTCACAACCCTGATCAGGCATCTGGAATAAAAAGTTATACAATAACCATTCATGATACGAAAGAGAAAGACGCATCGACACTAACGATGGATGAAAGCTCCTTGTTAACTCTGAACGTTACTAGTGACACCCAGTCAATCAAATTACCTGAGAAGCAACCAGCATTGTATGGAGTTTCGCTGGGCATTCTTGACAATGCTGGTAATTTCAAACAAGCAAGACGGTTCGTTTTGTTCGATAATTCGTCAGAAATCCTGATCAATCCTACAAAAAAACTTAAAGTTAGTACAGGAAATCCAGCTACTAACTACACGTGGCAGACAAATCATGGGAACATTTGTGTTAACTGGATAAAACGATACTATAATTCTTTCAATGTTAACTACAATTTGTTGAGGAAAATCCAGGCTGATTATCACAATCTTTACAACGGAGTTTATGAACAACACACTGGTCAACTTCCTGTCAGCGGAACTCTGAATGTGGATGGTATCGTTGACTTTCGATACGCAGTGACGTTGAACGATATTGAATTAGAAAATAAACCGGTTCCAAATTTTATGAACCAATCGATTTGCAGACGTTACAATATAAGGGACGGAGAAACATATATGGTTTCCATTATTCCTGAagatataatgaacaatacCATGAAAGAAACAATAGCAATACATATAGATGCAAGTGTTCCGGACATCAATGGCATGTATCTGATTAAAGACGGGGTTCGTCAGCTGTTCGTTCATAACTCTACTGATCTATCAAAAATGACGATTTCATTTGAAGCTTTAGATGAACACAGCGGTCTCTATTCCATTGAATGGATGCTTGGTACATCCTTAGGTGGACAAAAGTTAGGTATAGGTAACCTTGCTGTGAATCGTCTTCAGGTTGGA GAATCGTGCAATCATACAGATCAATGTTACTGTCCAAAAGTCGGCGTTTGTGAAAACTCTTTGTATGAAGTTAAGTTTAATAGCTTGATTAAAAATAATACACAGAATGGACACCACAACAGGGAATATTTCTTCACGGTGAAAGTAATGAACAATGCCAAGCTGGTAAGCATTTCTAGGACGGAAATACTAGCAGATGATTCTCCTCCTGAAACTGGGTTTGCGATGGAAGGAGAGATAGGGTCCTCTGAAGTTGACTATACATCCACAAACGAAACGTTTTTGAGGTGGAACGGTTTCATCGATCACGAGAGTGGGATTAAAAAATATCGCATCGGGTTCAGTGAAAAATGCTTGTCAAAAGAAGAGTTATTGCATACAAATCATAATGCGCTGCCAGGCTATATTTACGAAACAGTTGATGAGTATACCAGAGTAAAAATTCCATCCCCAGGCCTCTATTTTACCAGCGTGATTGCTTACAATTATGCTCTCCAACCCTCAGACGTAGCGTGTTCTAATGGTATCGTATACGACGTTTCTCCGCCAAAATTACACAACGTAGTATTAGAACAAGCCAAAACAAGAGAATTCGTTGGCTGCTACAATAATTCCGCATGGCTTATACTTCAAAATTTGTCAGCGATTAACTTGCATTGGACCAAGGCTTGTGCGCATATATGCAACAGTACTGACAATGAATTTACACTTGTGGGTAATCTCTTTCACCTGAATGAAGAGAAATTTAACGATTCATCTTATGCAGATTCGATTTGTCAAAAAGTGGAGGCGTATCATAAAAATGAAGTTACGTATATTCCGTCTGACACAATTTCTCTCTCTTGGAATGTGACAGACCCAGAATCGCAAATTCATGATTTGCAGATCGGATTAGCATCGACTAAATCTCAATTTATAGCCCCAGATATTTTGCCGTATAGACCAACAAAACGGATGCAGAGCGATAAACGATTCCATTCTACCCTTGACTCAGGAATCCCTTTCTTCATAATGATAAAAGCAACAAGTAAAGCGGGCTTAGAAACATCTGTTATGATTGGACCCGTGGTAATTGACGACACACCTCCTCTGTATAAAGGCAGTATCAAGGTTATTGTTGACCAAAAGCTCGTATTCATTGTATGGAATAATGATACATTTGTTGATGAAGAACAAAGTCAGCCGGTGTCCACGGTTTTATTCAAAATAG GTCATGGATCTACCTTTACAACCCCAATACTACAAGGTTACCCATCCAACTACTGCCCCATGTTTGATAGAAAACATACTTGCCTTAAGTATCCCGTAGACAGAGTGCAGAACTTAAACGAAGACGGTACGCCATTTTATTTCGAATTGTATTTCTACAATATTGTCGGTCATGCCACAACTGTTCGGACGGAGGAGTTTAGCGTACCTTCTAGATATCCTCCGACAACTGGAACGGTTCTTGACATTAGCAAGCAGTTCTCCCAGTCAGAGGATTTGGATTATATTGCAAGCGATGACACTGTCTGTGTGGCTATATCTGGATTTAAGCACCATGAAACTGTTACTTTTGAAGTTGCATTCGGTTCAAATAACACGGATGATTTGATGAACTTTCGTTCTCTTCCAAGCAATAAATGCTTTAATAACATTAGTTTACCCGAGAATACCAGAATATACACTCTGATTAGAGCAACTTCTTCAGGAGGAAGTAGTTTATCAACTTCTGATGGGTTCTTTGTTATTGACAAATCAAAAGCAGCGGACTCAGTTAATGTATACGATGGAATACCATGTGACTCTCTTAGTCCCAAATTCCGGAGTACGGTCGTGCTAACCAGTCAAAATGTAGAGATCATGGTAACAAATAAAAGCTTAACAACTGAGAAGTCCTTCACTCTTCAGATTTCTGGAATAGGACCAGATTTGTACTCTATCACATCTGAAGATATTATTTGGACAGGGCGCCCATCAATATTGGGGAATGTTATGAGAAAATCCTTCCTACCTATAATAGAAAatccaaagttttacatcaataCTATGAAGTTGTTTAACACAAGttttagttttgaaattatCGCTTGCGATGAAAACTTGCATTACCAAACTGATCCCAAATCCTACATGGCGTACTGGACAATTAGAAGTCCCTACAAACATTTGGTAACACATTATAGAGCTGGGTTACTTCTGCAAAGAGGAATGACAGAAAACCAAATAGTTCCACTAAGAATAGTGCATAACCGTGAAAACATAACTTTCatagatatacatttattagatgGTTTACACTATAAGGCTGTTGTACAACCATGCTTtgaaaaaatatgtacaaagtCATTGAAATCAATTGGATCTAGAATAGAATACAAAGTACCTTCACCAAACAAAGTCCAGTCTTTACTAAAGAAGTCCACATCCGACTGTTTTGATCTATGGTTAAACTTCAAGGGATTTGAATGCAGCGACTCATCCAACGCGGTTAGGTACACACTAGCAATGCATGACAAAAATGCAGCTGAAATAACTGAGTGGATGACGGCCAATTTCATTACCGTGAACACCTCTATTGTTTCA ATTCATCAACGAAATATATCCCTGCCTGAGTATTCTCAACACAAACTGTCGGTATGTGTAAGAGGATTTTGCTTGTCAGGAAAATCGACAATATCGTGTCAACTGATTAACGAAAAGGAAAGTACGGGTAACTCTGAATTAAACATCGTCTATGAAGTTAACGCCAATACTCTAGATATTACAGGAATAAAAGCTTTTGTTCACAGTCGTTACCTGGGAGAGAAAATAAATGTGTTACATAATTATGAGATCAATTTTATCAGACCAGATTGGAAAATAAATGGCGTCGTATTGGACACATTTGGTCGTAAGATCAATTGGTACATCATGAAAGAGAAACGTCTTCCACAAAAGACATGCGCTGATGATTCTGCCTGTATACAAGATACTTTCTCAGAAGGAGGGATTGGATATTTCAAACGAATACGGTTtacaaaaaaccaaaaatattATGTTTGTGCTTTTGCCAATGAAACAATAATCAAGTATGAAAAAACTTTTGAAGAGAAAAGTCAGATTGCTTTATGTGGTAATGGATTTGTTGTTGATGATACACCACCTTTTCCCGGGAGAGTACAGATTACAGCTGACTTTGGATATTTTGTGAACAGCAACAGATCATTATCACTTGCATGGGAAGACTTTACGGATATAGAAAAGGAAATGGTGATAGAATACCCATCTGGAATAGAAAAATATTCCTACAGCATTG GAACATACCCTGGAGGAGAGGACGTGGCGTCATTTACTGACGCAGGAAAATTAACATATGCAACTATCAGCAATGTATTGTTAAAACCCGACATAGTGTACTATGCAACAGTTAGAG CTATTGACCGAGTTGGACTATTCACTGAAGTATCATCAGATGGAGTCATGTTCGACAATACTCCACCACTACCTGGCAGTATAGTATTTGGCGGAACAGGATTCGATAAATACGTATCAAGTTACAAAGACATTTTTGTCAATTGGTACGATTTTAACGACCCAGAAAGTGGGATAAAGTCATTCGAAATCGGAATTGGTTCATCCGCTGTCTCTGCTGATGTATTTCCAATGACTGAAGTCGAAGGAACTTCATGGAAACTGGAAGACGCTAATGGAAAATTCGTTGATGGTTACGAATATTATGTATTATTACTG GTCATTAACAACGCTGGTTTAACGATCTTGGAAAACTCTGAACCCTTTATCATTGACAGCAGTCCGCCGATTACAGGTTTCGTCTTGGACGGAAATGAAAATGGG ATTGAGGTGGATTTCCAGCGCAATATAACCCACATATGTTCAAGATGGTATGGATTCCATGATCCACATACAGAGTTAGCATATTATGAAATAGGCATCGGCACAATGAGGGAGGCCTCTGACGTATTCCCAGCTACGCCTGCTGGATTAATCAAAG AGTACTGCTGGACAAGCGAGTTTATTCCTGGAACGAAGTACTACACCAATGTAAAGGCTTGCAACCAAGCGAGATTGTGTACCTCCAAATCCTCTGATGGTATTATACTGGATAACTCTCCACCAATAGCTGGACTTGTTCATGTTGGAATGAGTGATCGTCATCAACATTACATCAGTCACAA AAATTCCCTGACGGCACAGTGGATAGGATTTCAAGATCCTCATTCGGACCTCGACCATTTTGAATGGTGTATAAGCACGAGCAATGGCATATGTGATATCACCGTCTTTGAAAATGTTCTTCTTACGGAGCGAATGACTAAAACAGCAGTAAATTTGCcagaaaatagaaatttataCGTTATAGTGAGGGCGTACAACCAAGTAGGACTATACAGTCAACGATCATCGGAAAAATTCCGGGTAGATACAACACCACCAGCAGAAGAGATTGTACCATTCATTGATTCTTCTCAGTTTTCACATCGACTAGGCACACAATATGACAATTCCGTATTGATTGCGAGATGGAAATTTACAGAAAAGCAAAGCTTCATCATATCCAATGAAGTTATTCTGAAGTCGcacaataatggaaaaactatAAAAGATATTTACACCCAGgggaatgaaaataatataacaATTAAACTTGAAGATAAAGATGTTTTCAAAAGTGGTGACTCGTATTCGGTGCATGTATCGAGTTGCAATGCAGCTGGGTTATGTACACATGGAATATCGAATTCAGTCCTCATTGACTCTTCTCCTCCACAGCTTGGCGGTTTCAAAAACACGATGAAATGGAGAACATTTGATAAGACTACAGAACTTGCGCTGCTTTGGTATGGGTTTACGGATATCCATACTGGAATAGAGAAGTATGGAATTTCTGTCAGCAATTCTTATACTGGTTCGGAATTATCCGATGGAATAGTATACACAGACCATGTTGACAGCGAAACCCAAACATTATCTTTAAATCTAACTCGTAAATTATCAGAAACAGAAGAAATAATTCTGTCGGTCTTTGCGCTGAACAAAGCGGGCTTAAGAAGTAAAATTTCGAAAACTACTGTTTCAATAGTTGCGGATGATATCACGCATGATAGGGGGTTTCTAAAGATTCAACGATATTTATGTcgaacacatacatgtaataacgaTTGCACATGTTCTGTAATAGGACACAAATGTAATTCTGCTTTGAGGTCTAATGCGTGTACAAAAAGAGAAAATGAAACCGAAATAACTTCTGTTAGCTTTGGATATGCGAAATCTCCAGGAAGCGTGAGCTTATCATCAGCATGCGTGTTTGCTCAGTGGACGGTGAGGGATATGACGAAGATTCAACGTTTTGAATGGAGCATCGGTGTTTATCATGAATATCCAGGAGCCGGTGTGTTTGACAGAAAGACAGAAAATGTTTGGAAAGAAAACGGACATCTAACAAACACAACATTTTGCACGAAAAATGGGAAACAATTTTTGCATGGGGAATCCTACGTATTTTATGTACGAGGTTGGCTATCAGTAAATACGTATATAGACAAACAATCAAGTCCCCTACTTATCGACACAACAGCGCCAACTATTCGAAGAGGAAAATCTATTAAAGAGACAGCTTTCAAATGCAGtgaaaatgatattgatattcTTAATTCAACATCCGATTTTCTTGTGTGTTGGGATGGCGTGTTTTCAGAAAGTGGAGGACAAATTGAGAAATATGCAATATCTGCAGGCTCGTCTCCGTTTG gaAACGACCTGTTTGATTCTCTCAACGTTGGACTCTCAACCTCGTTTCCCGTGGAAGGCAATATAATAGCACCAGGTGTCAGATTTTACTTCACAATTACAGCTACAAACACTATGGGAATGAAGTCGTCTTTTGCTTCTGATGGAATTCTTCTTGACTTAGATAATCCAGTTGGAGGGGTCGTTTACAATACTGAATTCCACAGAAACGCTATATACCAATCGTCAACAAATGAAGTAGCTTTATCATGGCATGGATTTGACGATCACCATTCCTTCATTAAGGATTATAAAGTAATTCTGACAGAAAAAGACAGCAATGATACCATAGATATCTATATCGATGCGAAGATAAggaatacatacaaatatcacGGGCTATCTTTAAAACATGATAGGACATACAGAGTCGCCCTGGTTGCCTTTGACGCTGCTGGACATTGGGTTGGTCCAATATATGCAAAAGATATACAAATCGATACCACACCACCTAATGGTTTACGGTGTACACAGCTGGGGGTTACCCCAATAGACATAGTGAAGAAAACCCATTCTGTTTTACACAAGAAGACACGGGTTGAATATCAAGGATCTACACATTTAAAAGCTGAAAAGTTTTATCGATTGGCTATCATGTCAGATGCCCAAATACCATCACGTGATGTTCATGTGCATATTGGAAACATGAAAACAACACTTTATCTGTTTCATCTTGCAAATGGATCAGCTCAAACTGAGCACATGTTTGTATCTAAACATTCTGGTTTTGCTAACATTACAATAACTTTCACGTCCAGAGGTTTACCAGATTTGTTTACCATAAAACTTTATCAATGCCTTACGTATGAAACAGCAACGGAACCTATCACGCTTTCCCAGCTATCGCCGAGTTCTATAAGGGTCTGCATGCACATTCAAGACATTGAAAGTGGAATAAAGTCTATACACGTCGGAGCTGGAACAACGAAAAGTGGGTACCAAGTAAGGTCACTGCTTCCTTTCACTACTGGATTCCAGGAGATTATGAATATAGAAGTTCCACATAACAGTAGTGTTTACGTCACTGTTGTTGCTACAAATAATGCAGGTTTGAAATCCACGTATCATTCCTCAGCGATGGTAATTGACAATACAGAACCAGATATTTCTAATGTGaatgttaacattatatatGAAGATCTTTCAATATCAAACAAGAATAGTAGTGGTCAACATGATAACACATCGGAAGTGACAGGAAATAAAATCCTCACAACATTTACAGTAACATGGAAAATCATGGATAACGAAAGTGGAATACGCGAATGTGAATGTGGAGCTG GACCTTTTCCACTCTCAACATCCCTAGTCCCTTGGGGAAAGAGTATGACGACCACGTCCTGTTTCTTTTCTAATACCCATCTCCAGCACGGAACAAAATTATACATCTCTGTACGATGCACAAATGGTGTTGAACTTCGAGGAACGAAATCGCACGGTCCCATTACTATATCATTCAAATCTCCAGAAACTCGGGCaacaaaaatagattttttaCCAAGCAATGCAATTTCTGTCAAACATAGTTCTCCTATTATTACAACCCAGTCCAATAAATCACGTTTGACCTTTTCGTGGAATGGGTTTACGGACAGTTCTGGTATCCATGAATATGAAACACGATTGTGGAGGGAAGATAAAGTAATTTCACCTTGGAGAAAAGTCGGACTAAAGACATACGCATCTATCGACATACACGGCTCAGACGGCGATATTTACACAGTGGAGGTAAAAGCAATAAATGATGGCGGAGTTTCGAGCGAACCAACAAATAGCAGCATAATGACAGATGCTAGAAGTCCACAACTAACAG GTAATAGCTTGAGAGTGAAGAAATCCTCTACAGGCGAATATATGATTGACTGGTCGAATGTGTTCCAAGACACCATGAAGGGACCCACAGCATTTGTCGTGTCCATTGGCAGCAACAGAGGATATTCGGACATACTGTCTCCATTCTACACACTTGATCATTCCATCCCCATCGACATAAACAATGCCGCggttatatatatagatatcaatgcTGTTTGTCCGACCGGAGAATCACGTGCATATCACGGAGTGTACAACACAAAGTAG